One genomic window of Bradyrhizobium sp. CCGE-LA001 includes the following:
- a CDS encoding alkene reductase, with protein MKFEALFKPLQVGPYKLAHRVAMAPLTRMRAERDTFAPRPLNAEYYGQRATPGGLVVAEASPVLSHGRGNPATPGIYSEAQIAGWRKVVDAVHAKGGIIFLQLWHVGRVSHSSFHGGALPVSASAIPIRAEGMKAMTADGKIADYETPRALETGEVKDIVEAFRQGARNALAAGFDGVEIHGANGYLLEQFLQSRSNQRTDQYGGSIENRARLLLEVTQAAVDVWGANRVAVRLSPHGIANDSGEPDPMPLYTHVVKALDKLGLAYLHFIEPRSSGAGRADVHWENVPSAMVLFRPLYSGVLMTAGGFTGETANAAIAEGHADIIAFGRIFISNPDLPRRLQHDYPITPYNRATFYSGEAKGYTDYPVYDELTPA; from the coding sequence ATGAAATTCGAGGCGCTGTTCAAACCGTTGCAGGTCGGTCCGTACAAGCTCGCACACCGCGTCGCGATGGCGCCGCTGACGCGCATGCGCGCTGAGCGCGATACTTTCGCGCCGCGACCGCTCAACGCCGAATATTACGGCCAGCGCGCAACGCCGGGCGGCCTCGTCGTCGCCGAAGCCTCGCCGGTCCTCTCGCATGGTCGCGGCAATCCGGCGACCCCCGGCATCTATTCGGAGGCGCAGATCGCCGGTTGGCGTAAGGTGGTTGATGCCGTGCACGCCAAAGGCGGCATCATCTTTCTCCAGCTCTGGCATGTCGGCCGGGTCTCCCATTCCTCATTCCATGGCGGCGCGCTCCCGGTGTCGGCCTCGGCGATTCCGATCAGGGCCGAGGGCATGAAGGCGATGACCGCCGACGGCAAGATCGCCGATTACGAGACGCCGCGGGCGCTGGAGACTGGGGAAGTCAAGGACATCGTCGAGGCGTTTCGCCAGGGTGCCAGGAACGCGCTCGCTGCCGGCTTCGACGGCGTCGAGATCCACGGCGCCAATGGTTATCTGCTCGAGCAATTCCTGCAATCGCGCAGCAACCAGCGCACCGATCAATATGGCGGCTCGATCGAGAACCGCGCGCGGCTTCTGCTCGAGGTGACGCAGGCCGCGGTCGATGTCTGGGGCGCCAACCGCGTCGCAGTCCGGCTGTCGCCCCACGGCATCGCCAATGATTCCGGCGAGCCCGATCCGATGCCGCTCTATACCCATGTCGTAAAGGCGCTCGACAAGCTTGGCCTTGCCTATCTCCACTTCATCGAGCCGCGCTCCAGCGGCGCCGGCCGCGCTGATGTCCACTGGGAGAACGTGCCCTCTGCGATGGTGCTGTTCCGCCCGCTCTACAGCGGCGTGCTGATGACCGCAGGCGGCTTCACCGGCGAGACTGCGAATGCGGCGATCGCCGAAGGACACGCCGACATCATCGCCTTCGGCCGCATCTTCATCTCCAATCCCGATCTGCCGCGCCGGCTGCAGCACGATTACCCGATCACGCCGTACAACCGTGCGACGTTCTACAGCGGCGAGGCAAAGGGGTACACGGACTATCCGGTGTATGACGAGCTGACGCCGGCGTAG
- a CDS encoding amino acid ABC transporter substrate-binding protein, with protein sequence MKHFRHIGLALAATFVVSQAGAQELTGTLKNIKDTGAITLGFRDSSIPFSYLDDNQKPVGFAMDICYKIVDAVKKELKLDKLEVKLNPVTSATRIPLMANGTIDLECGSTTNNAERQKQVSFTNTHFLTASRYVFKKSSGLKSIDDLKGKTVVSTAGTTNIKQLTEANVAKGLGANIIPAKDHAEAFLMVETDRAVAFVMDDILLASLVAGSKAPDDYAVSKDAFSKPEPYGIMLRKDDPAFKKVVDAATAALYTSGEAQKIYDKWFTQKIPPKGLNLNTPISAELKNEFAKPSDSPNPDDYK encoded by the coding sequence GTGAAACATTTCCGTCACATCGGGCTCGCGCTTGCCGCGACCTTCGTCGTCAGCCAGGCCGGGGCCCAGGAGCTGACCGGCACGCTGAAGAACATCAAGGACACCGGCGCGATCACGCTCGGCTTCCGCGACTCCTCGATTCCGTTCTCCTACCTCGACGACAACCAGAAGCCCGTCGGGTTCGCGATGGACATCTGCTACAAGATCGTCGACGCCGTGAAGAAGGAGCTCAAGCTCGACAAGCTCGAGGTCAAGCTTAATCCAGTGACCTCGGCGACGCGCATTCCGTTGATGGCGAACGGCACCATCGACCTCGAATGCGGCTCGACCACCAACAATGCCGAGCGCCAAAAGCAGGTTTCGTTCACCAACACCCACTTCCTGACCGCCAGCCGTTACGTCTTCAAGAAGTCGAGCGGCCTCAAGTCGATCGACGACCTCAAGGGCAAGACGGTGGTCTCGACCGCCGGCACCACCAACATCAAGCAGCTCACCGAAGCCAATGTCGCCAAGGGCCTCGGCGCCAACATCATTCCGGCCAAGGACCACGCCGAAGCCTTCCTGATGGTCGAGACCGATCGCGCGGTGGCCTTCGTCATGGACGACATTCTGCTGGCCAGCCTCGTCGCCGGCTCGAAGGCGCCGGACGATTACGCCGTCTCCAAGGACGCGTTCTCCAAGCCCGAGCCCTACGGCATCATGCTGCGCAAGGATGACCCCGCCTTCAAGAAGGTGGTCGATGCGGCGACCGCGGCGCTCTATACGTCGGGCGAAGCCCAGAAGATCTACGACAAATGGTTCACCCAGAAGATTCCGCCGAAGGGCCTGAACCTCAACACGCCGATCTCGGCCGAGCTGAAGAACGAGTTCGCCAAGCCGTCGGACTCGCCGAATCCGGACGACTATAAGTAA
- a CDS encoding amino acid ABC transporter permease: MNYNWNWGIFFQPNPMGTGTYLDMLLSGLALTLKTAALAWVIALITGSLVGVMRTLPSKGANWFGFAYVEFFRNMPLLVQLFLWFFVLPELLPKGAGTWLKQLPNAPFWTAAIGVGFFMSARVAVQLQAGISSLPRGQKMAATALGLTTAQGYRYVLLPMAFRIILPPLTSEFLNTIKNTAVAITIGLLELTGQARSMQEFSFQVFEAFTAATILYLLVNAVVVTAMRFLERWVAIPGYITGK, translated from the coding sequence GTGAACTATAACTGGAACTGGGGAATCTTCTTCCAGCCGAATCCGATGGGGACCGGTACCTATCTCGACATGCTGCTGTCGGGACTGGCACTGACCCTCAAGACCGCGGCGCTGGCCTGGGTCATCGCGCTGATTACCGGCTCGCTGGTCGGCGTGATGCGCACGCTGCCGTCCAAGGGTGCGAACTGGTTCGGCTTTGCCTATGTCGAATTCTTCCGCAACATGCCGCTGCTTGTGCAGCTTTTCCTGTGGTTCTTCGTGCTGCCGGAACTGCTGCCGAAGGGCGCCGGCACTTGGCTGAAACAGCTGCCGAACGCGCCGTTCTGGACGGCGGCGATCGGCGTTGGTTTCTTCATGTCCGCGCGCGTCGCCGTGCAACTGCAGGCCGGCATCTCGTCGCTGCCGCGCGGGCAGAAGATGGCCGCAACGGCGCTGGGCCTGACCACTGCGCAGGGCTATCGCTACGTGCTGCTGCCGATGGCCTTCCGCATCATCCTGCCGCCGCTGACCTCCGAATTCCTCAACACCATCAAAAATACCGCGGTCGCCATCACCATCGGTCTGCTTGAGCTGACCGGGCAAGCGCGTTCGATGCAGGAATTCTCCTTCCAGGTATTCGAGGCCTTCACCGCCGCGACCATCCTCTACCTCCTCGTCAACGCCGTCGTCGTGACCGCGATGCGCTTCCTCGAGCGCTGGGTCGCGATCCCCGGCTACATCACGGGGAAATAA
- a CDS encoding M20 family metallopeptidase, whose amino-acid sequence MTRADAIARAREDFTSGAFLSELDRRVAYRTESQNPSRGTELRAYLEQEMQPAFAALDFSSRIVESPSGKAPFLFAEHHESASAPTVLIYGHGDVVDGMEGEWRDGRDPWRTTVAGTRLYGRGTADNKGQHSINMAALRAVREARGGKLGFNAKFIVEMGEEIGSPDLGKVCDLNRDTLKADLFMASDGPRLSADRPTLFLGCRGGIRIHLDVNLRDGGHHSGNWGGVLANPATILVNAISTLVDGHGRLQLDVLKPPRLTNQIRSYLADVEVVPTADEPALAENWGEEGLSAAERLYAWNTLEVLAISSGNIEKPANAIPGHANAVLQLRFVVGTKIEGLIEAVRAHLAAKGFPMVEVRAAQSFAASRTDFDSPWIKWAADSVQQTTGKAPAVLPNFGGSLPNEVFSEILGLPTIWVPHSYPGCSQHAPNEHILLPLTEEALTVMAGLFWDLGELQEPLTGPLT is encoded by the coding sequence ATGACCAGAGCCGACGCCATCGCCCGTGCCCGTGAGGATTTCACCTCCGGTGCGTTTCTTTCCGAGCTCGACCGCCGCGTCGCGTACCGGACCGAAAGCCAGAATCCGTCGCGGGGCACCGAGTTGCGCGCCTATCTGGAACAGGAGATGCAGCCGGCATTCGCCGCGTTGGATTTTTCCAGCCGCATCGTGGAATCCCCGAGCGGCAAGGCGCCGTTTCTGTTTGCCGAGCATCACGAGAGTGCATCCGCGCCGACGGTGCTGATCTACGGCCACGGCGACGTCGTCGACGGCATGGAGGGCGAGTGGCGCGATGGCCGCGATCCCTGGCGCACGACGGTTGCGGGCACTCGCCTCTATGGCCGCGGTACCGCCGACAACAAGGGCCAGCACAGCATCAACATGGCGGCGCTACGCGCTGTGCGCGAGGCCCGCGGCGGCAAGCTCGGCTTCAACGCCAAGTTCATCGTCGAGATGGGCGAGGAGATCGGCTCGCCAGATCTCGGCAAGGTCTGCGATCTCAATCGCGACACGCTCAAGGCCGACCTGTTCATGGCCTCAGATGGGCCGCGCCTGTCTGCCGACCGGCCGACGCTCTTCCTGGGATGCCGCGGCGGCATCCGCATCCACCTCGACGTGAATTTGCGCGACGGCGGACACCATTCCGGCAATTGGGGCGGCGTGCTCGCCAACCCCGCGACCATCCTGGTCAACGCCATCTCGACGCTGGTCGACGGCCATGGCCGTCTTCAGCTCGACGTCCTGAAGCCGCCGCGGCTGACCAACCAGATCCGCTCCTATCTCGCCGACGTCGAGGTGGTGCCGACCGCCGACGAGCCTGCCCTCGCAGAGAACTGGGGCGAGGAGGGTCTTTCGGCCGCCGAACGGCTCTACGCCTGGAACACGCTGGAAGTGCTGGCGATATCCTCAGGCAATATCGAGAAGCCGGCGAACGCCATTCCCGGCCATGCCAATGCCGTGCTGCAACTGCGTTTCGTGGTCGGGACCAAGATCGAGGGCCTGATCGAAGCCGTCCGCGCGCATCTGGCCGCAAAAGGGTTTCCGATGGTCGAGGTGCGGGCGGCCCAGAGTTTTGCTGCATCGCGCACGGACTTCGACAGCCCCTGGATCAAATGGGCGGCGGATTCGGTGCAGCAGACCACCGGCAAGGCGCCGGCCGTCCTGCCGAATTTCGGCGGCTCGCTGCCCAACGAGGTGTTCTCCGAGATCCTGGGCCTGCCGACGATCTGGGTGCCACACTCCTATCCCGGCTGCTCCCAGCATGCGCCCAATGAGCACATCCTGCTGCCATTGACTGAAGAGGCCTTGACGGTGATGGCGGGGCTGTTCTGGGATCTCGGCGAGTTGCAAGAACCGCTAACAGGCCCGTTAACCTGA
- a CDS encoding amino acid ABC transporter ATP-binding protein, which translates to MIEISHVNKWYTPSFQVLTDCTTNVTKGEVVVVCGPSGSGKSTLIKCVNALEPFQSGDILVDGTKVNDPKTNLPKLRSRVGMVFQHFELFPHLKIIDNLCLSQEKVLGRSHDKAVTKGMQLLERVGLKEQAQKFPAQLSGGQQQRVAIARALAMDPIVMLFDEPTSALDPEMVSEVLDVMVDLAREGMTMMVVTHEMGFARKVANRVIFMDRGEIVEDAAKDDFFGKPRSDRAQKFLSKILSH; encoded by the coding sequence ATGATCGAAATCAGCCACGTCAACAAATGGTACACGCCGAGCTTCCAGGTGCTGACGGATTGCACCACCAACGTCACCAAGGGTGAGGTGGTCGTGGTCTGCGGCCCCTCGGGCTCGGGCAAGTCGACGCTGATCAAATGTGTCAACGCGCTGGAGCCGTTCCAGAGCGGCGACATCCTGGTCGACGGCACCAAGGTCAACGATCCCAAGACCAATCTGCCGAAGCTGCGCTCGCGCGTCGGCATGGTGTTTCAGCATTTCGAGCTGTTTCCGCACCTCAAGATCATCGACAATCTCTGCCTCTCGCAGGAGAAGGTGCTGGGCCGGTCGCACGACAAGGCGGTGACGAAGGGCATGCAGCTTCTGGAGCGCGTCGGGCTGAAGGAGCAGGCGCAGAAATTCCCGGCGCAGCTCTCCGGCGGCCAGCAGCAGCGCGTCGCCATCGCGCGCGCGCTCGCGATGGACCCGATCGTGATGCTGTTCGACGAGCCGACCTCGGCGCTCGATCCTGAGATGGTCAGCGAAGTGCTGGACGTCATGGTCGATCTCGCCCGCGAAGGCATGACCATGATGGTCGTCACGCACGAGATGGGCTTTGCCCGCAAGGTCGCCAACCGCGTCATCTTCATGGACCGCGGCGAGATCGTCGAGGATGCCGCGAAGGACGACTTCTTCGGCAAGCCGCGCAGCGACCGCGCGCAGAAGTTCTTGTCGAAGATCCTGTCGCACTGA
- a CDS encoding D-amino-acid transaminase — protein sequence MDSIAYVNGSFVPLSDAKVSILDRGFLFADGIYEVSAVLDGKLVDNASHLARLERSVGEISLRLPETVERITELQKELIARNKVENGLVYLQVTRGADTGRDFAFPKGDVKSSLVMFTSEKDIINAAAAKTGINVITVPDIRWERRDIKSVALLAQVLAKQAAAEAGAGEAWMLEDGYVTEGGSSSAFILTKDDVIVTRKNSNAILPGCTRKAVVALAEERQLRVEERSFTVAEVLAAKEAFATSASLFVQPVVAIDGKKIGDGKPGPMATRLREIYVEFAKATAV from the coding sequence TTGGACTCGATCGCCTACGTCAATGGCTCCTTCGTCCCGCTGTCGGACGCGAAAGTCTCGATCCTCGACCGCGGCTTCCTGTTCGCCGACGGCATCTACGAGGTTTCCGCCGTGCTCGACGGCAAGCTGGTGGACAATGCGTCGCATCTGGCGCGACTGGAGCGCTCGGTCGGCGAGATCAGCTTGAGGCTGCCCGAGACCGTCGAGCGCATCACCGAGCTGCAGAAGGAGCTAATCGCGCGCAACAAGGTCGAGAACGGCCTGGTCTACCTCCAGGTCACGCGCGGCGCCGACACGGGCCGCGACTTCGCGTTCCCCAAGGGAGACGTCAAATCGAGCCTGGTGATGTTCACCTCGGAGAAGGACATCATCAACGCCGCCGCGGCCAAGACCGGCATCAACGTGATCACCGTCCCCGACATCCGCTGGGAACGCCGCGACATCAAGAGCGTGGCGCTGCTGGCGCAGGTGCTGGCGAAGCAGGCCGCCGCCGAAGCCGGCGCCGGCGAAGCCTGGATGCTGGAAGACGGCTATGTCACCGAAGGCGGCTCGTCCTCGGCGTTCATCCTTACCAAGGACGACGTCATCGTCACCCGCAAGAACTCCAACGCGATCCTGCCGGGCTGCACCCGCAAGGCCGTGGTGGCGCTCGCCGAAGAGCGCCAGCTCCGGGTCGAGGAGCGCTCGTTCACGGTCGCCGAGGTGCTCGCAGCGAAGGAGGCTTTTGCGACGTCGGCGTCATTGTTCGTGCAGCCGGTGGTCGCGATCGACGGCAAGAAGATCGGCGACGGCAAGCCAGGCCCAATGGCGACGCGTCTGCGCGAGATCTATGTGGAGTTCGCCAAGGCGACGGCGGTTTAA
- a CDS encoding amino acid ABC transporter permease, translating to MFGNLDFDVIRRALPYLFYEGMTFTLTLTALAALGGLIFGTALALMRLSGFKILGRIAGIYVDFMRSLPLVLVIFWFYFLVPYIGQWVTGASRPISVGAFASSLVTFIMFEAAYFSEIMRAGIQSISRGQPAAASALGLTYAQTMRYVVLPQAFRNMLPVLITQTIVLFQDTSLVYVLSITDFLGAASKVAQRDGRLVEMYLFAAVVYFTISCIASYGVRRLQARVAIIR from the coding sequence ATGTTCGGCAATCTCGATTTCGACGTCATCCGCCGCGCGCTGCCCTATCTGTTCTACGAGGGCATGACCTTCACGCTGACGCTGACCGCGCTCGCGGCGCTCGGCGGTCTCATCTTCGGCACGGCGCTCGCCCTGATGCGGCTGTCCGGCTTCAAGATCCTTGGCCGGATCGCCGGCATCTATGTCGACTTCATGCGCTCGCTGCCGCTGGTGCTGGTGATCTTCTGGTTCTACTTCCTGGTGCCCTATATCGGGCAGTGGGTGACCGGCGCCTCGCGCCCCATCAGCGTCGGCGCCTTCGCATCCTCGCTGGTCACCTTCATCATGTTCGAGGCGGCGTATTTCTCCGAGATCATGCGTGCCGGCATCCAGTCGATCTCGCGCGGACAGCCGGCTGCGGCGAGCGCGCTGGGGCTGACCTATGCCCAGACGATGCGCTACGTCGTGCTGCCGCAAGCCTTCCGCAACATGCTGCCGGTCCTGATCACGCAGACCATCGTGCTGTTCCAGGACACCTCGCTGGTCTACGTGCTCTCCATCACCGACTTTCTGGGAGCGGCGAGCAAGGTGGCGCAGCGCGACGGGCGCCTCGTTGAAATGTACCTGTTCGCAGCCGTCGTCTACTTCACCATTTCCTGTATCGCGTCCTACGGCGTCCGCCGTCTGCAGGCGCGCGTCGCCATCATCCGCTAG
- a CDS encoding GFA family protein encodes MAKAAAAAGIATGQCLCGKIRFEIDIPARWAWHDHSAASRRAHGAAYATYVGSWKKRFRITAGKTALASYEDKITKTTRSFCSHCGTPITYERPRGPHMVNIPRALFSERTGRQPLYHIAIEELQEWTYTGEPLVPLKGFPGVVWQRSKKKKRAGGEDPFELGREEM; translated from the coding sequence ATGGCCAAAGCCGCAGCCGCCGCAGGTATAGCCACTGGGCAATGCCTCTGCGGCAAGATCCGCTTCGAGATCGACATTCCCGCGCGCTGGGCCTGGCACGATCATTCCGCCGCCAGCCGCCGCGCCCATGGCGCGGCGTACGCGACCTATGTCGGAAGCTGGAAGAAGCGCTTCCGCATCACCGCTGGCAAGACCGCGCTCGCAAGCTACGAGGACAAGATCACGAAAACCACCCGCAGCTTCTGCTCGCATTGCGGCACGCCGATCACCTATGAACGCCCGCGTGGCCCGCACATGGTCAACATCCCCCGCGCGCTGTTCAGCGAGCGCACCGGCCGCCAGCCGCTCTATCACATCGCGATCGAAGAGCTGCAGGAATGGACCTATACCGGCGAGCCGCTGGTGCCGCTGAAGGGATTTCCAGGTGTGGTCTGGCAACGCTCGAAAAAGAAAAAGCGGGCAGGCGGCGAAGATCCGTTCGAGCTGGGGCGGGAGGAGATGTAG
- a CDS encoding LLM class flavin-dependent oxidoreductase, producing the protein MAKEIRLNAFAMNCVAHQSPGLWTHPRDRTADYNRLPYWTDLARTLERGRFDGLFLADVLGVYDVYGNSPDAALRNAAQTPSNEPLLLLSAMAAVTQNLGFGVTSNLSFEPPYPFARRMSTLDHLTEGRIGWNVVTGYLDSAARGAGKDRQTGHDDRYDIADEYMEVVYKLWEGSWEDDAVLRDRARGIFTDPAKVHRVNHEGANFRINNTIHLSEPSPQRTPVLYQAGTSPRGRQFAAKHAECVFMSGPSAKVIAPRVSAIRQEAAALGRNPAEILMFSMMTIILGRTEAEAKEKYADYRRHISPEGALALMSGWTGVDFSGYDLDQQVRHVQNDAGRSAMDNVTRADPDRVWTVRDVIEHVGIGGAGPVVVGTPEMVADKIEQWFEATDVDGLNVAFAISPGDFEDIADMLVPELTRRGRYKPEYKNGTLREKLFGAGRARLGAPHPAAGYRVGQRGSGS; encoded by the coding sequence ATGGCCAAAGAGATCAGGCTCAACGCCTTTGCGATGAATTGCGTCGCACACCAGTCACCGGGCCTGTGGACCCACCCGCGCGACCGCACCGCCGACTATAACCGGCTGCCCTACTGGACCGATCTCGCAAGGACACTGGAGCGGGGCCGTTTCGACGGGCTGTTCCTCGCCGACGTGCTCGGGGTCTATGACGTCTATGGCAACAGCCCTGACGCAGCCTTGCGCAATGCGGCACAGACGCCATCGAATGAGCCGCTGCTGCTGCTCTCGGCAATGGCGGCGGTCACTCAAAATCTGGGCTTCGGCGTCACCAGCAATCTGTCCTTCGAGCCGCCCTACCCGTTCGCACGGCGGATGTCGACGCTCGACCACCTCACCGAGGGCCGGATCGGCTGGAACGTCGTCACCGGCTATCTCGACAGCGCCGCGCGCGGCGCCGGCAAGGACAGGCAGACCGGACATGACGACCGCTACGACATCGCCGACGAATATATGGAGGTGGTCTATAAGCTCTGGGAAGGCAGCTGGGAGGACGACGCCGTGCTGCGCGACCGGGCCCGCGGCATCTTCACGGATCCCGCGAAAGTTCATCGCGTCAATCATGAGGGCGCAAACTTTCGCATCAACAACACGATTCACCTCAGCGAGCCGTCGCCGCAACGCACGCCGGTGCTGTACCAGGCCGGCACCTCGCCGCGCGGCCGGCAGTTCGCGGCCAAGCACGCCGAATGCGTGTTCATGTCTGGCCCGTCGGCCAAGGTGATCGCGCCGCGCGTCTCCGCGATCCGCCAGGAAGCCGCCGCGCTCGGCCGCAACCCGGCCGAGATCCTGATGTTCTCGATGATGACGATCATCCTCGGACGGACGGAAGCCGAAGCGAAAGAGAAGTATGCCGACTACCGCCGCCACATCAGCCCGGAAGGCGCGCTGGCGCTGATGTCGGGTTGGACTGGTGTCGACTTCTCCGGCTACGACCTCGACCAGCAGGTGCGTCACGTCCAGAACGATGCCGGCCGCAGTGCCATGGACAACGTCACCCGCGCCGATCCCGACCGCGTCTGGACCGTACGCGACGTCATCGAGCATGTCGGCATCGGCGGCGCCGGCCCGGTCGTGGTCGGCACGCCGGAGATGGTCGCGGACAAGATCGAGCAATGGTTCGAGGCAACCGACGTCGACGGGCTCAACGTCGCGTTCGCGATCTCACCCGGCGATTTCGAGGACATCGCCGACATGCTGGTGCCGGAGCTGACGCGGCGCGGACGGTATAAGCCGGAATACAAGAACGGCACGTTGCGGGAAAAACTGTTCGGGGCGGGCCGCGCAAGGCTGGGAGCGCCGCATCCCGCTGCGGGGTATCGCGTGGGGCAGAGGGGGTCTGGCTCCTAG
- a CDS encoding carboxymuconolactone decarboxylase family protein: protein MKPRMNYYQAAPDTIKALMALEAQIQSTGLEKSLIELVKIRASQINGCAYCINMHSEDARKRGETEQRIYLLDAWRESPLYSDRERAALAWTESVTLISQTRAPDDVYQQVRAQFSEEETVNLTMLIAAINAWNRIAIAFRAVHPVKVRASVA, encoded by the coding sequence ATGAAGCCCCGCATGAACTACTACCAGGCTGCGCCCGACACGATCAAAGCGCTGATGGCGCTGGAGGCGCAGATCCAGTCGACGGGCCTCGAGAAATCACTGATCGAGCTCGTCAAGATCAGGGCCTCGCAGATCAACGGCTGCGCCTATTGCATCAACATGCACAGCGAGGACGCCCGCAAGCGCGGCGAGACCGAGCAGCGCATCTACCTGCTCGACGCCTGGCGCGAATCCCCGCTCTATTCCGACCGCGAGCGCGCCGCGCTGGCCTGGACGGAATCGGTGACGCTGATTTCGCAGACGCGCGCCCCTGACGACGTCTACCAGCAGGTCCGCGCGCAGTTCTCCGAGGAGGAGACCGTGAACCTGACCATGTTGATCGCGGCCATCAACGCCTGGAACAGGATCGCGATCGCATTCCGGGCGGTGCATCCGGTGAAGGTGAGGGCGTCGGTGGCGTAA
- a CDS encoding thiamine pyrophosphate-binding protein — translation MKNKITGRSAFLALLKDEGITHLFGNPGTTELPIMHALKDHPDLTYVMAMQESLVVAIADGYSRASGKLVACNVHVAPGLGNAMGSLYNAQFTGTPMILTAGQQEQGHGLMEPVLYGPLVRMAEPLVKWAVEVTRLEDLPRIVRRAAKVAMTPPTGPVFISLPGDILNSEAGIDLGRSTRIDARTKPSDEALEGFAARLLKAERPVIVTMDEVVKSDALKEAAELAELLGAAAYQSSTPYGAHFLSESPSFVGTLARVQKVARDTLAPHDLLIALGGDPLRMSVYSEVDALPDGLGIVQIGLVDWEIAKNYGAEIALKADLKETLRALIPVLKEMGGTTLASRAKQRLAELAPANWTARRAALVEQIGKSAGRAPIDPDFLVLQMIEAMPDHAILVDEGLTSSRQITALRPHRDRYGYHGLASGGIGWGLPASVGASIANPDRPVVCFSGDGSAMYSIQSLWTAAHHKLPLNVVIANNGGYRIIKQRLLAFHGDDNYVGMDFVDPPVDFAGVAKALGCEAITVSDPRELKATLASAFSRPGTKLIEVMVDGKV, via the coding sequence ATGAAGAACAAGATCACCGGCCGCTCCGCTTTTCTCGCGCTGCTCAAGGACGAGGGCATCACGCATCTGTTCGGCAACCCCGGCACCACCGAGCTGCCGATCATGCATGCGCTGAAGGACCACCCCGATCTCACCTATGTGATGGCGATGCAGGAGAGCCTGGTGGTGGCGATCGCCGACGGTTACAGCCGCGCCTCCGGCAAGCTCGTCGCGTGCAATGTTCATGTCGCGCCGGGCCTCGGCAACGCGATGGGCTCGCTCTACAACGCCCAGTTCACGGGCACGCCGATGATCCTCACGGCCGGCCAGCAGGAGCAGGGCCACGGCCTGATGGAGCCCGTGCTGTACGGTCCGCTGGTGCGCATGGCCGAGCCGCTGGTGAAATGGGCGGTCGAGGTGACGCGGCTGGAAGATCTTCCGCGCATCGTGCGCCGCGCCGCCAAGGTGGCGATGACGCCTCCGACCGGGCCTGTGTTCATCTCACTTCCCGGCGATATCCTCAATTCCGAAGCTGGCATTGATCTCGGCCGCTCCACCCGCATCGATGCGCGCACCAAGCCGTCGGATGAGGCGCTCGAGGGATTTGCTGCGCGGCTGCTGAAGGCCGAGCGCCCCGTGATCGTCACCATGGACGAGGTGGTCAAGAGCGATGCGCTCAAGGAGGCCGCCGAGCTCGCCGAACTTCTCGGCGCTGCCGCTTACCAGTCCTCCACGCCCTATGGCGCGCATTTCCTCTCCGAAAGTCCGAGCTTCGTCGGCACGCTCGCGCGCGTGCAGAAGGTCGCACGCGATACGCTCGCGCCCCACGATCTCTTGATCGCGCTCGGCGGCGATCCTTTGCGGATGTCTGTCTATAGCGAGGTCGATGCGCTGCCGGATGGCCTCGGCATCGTGCAGATCGGCCTCGTCGATTGGGAGATCGCCAAGAACTATGGCGCCGAGATCGCGCTGAAGGCGGATCTGAAGGAAACGTTGCGCGCGCTGATTCCGGTGCTGAAGGAGATGGGTGGGACGACGCTCGCGAGCCGCGCCAAGCAGCGCCTCGCCGAGCTCGCACCGGCGAACTGGACTGCGCGCCGCGCCGCCCTGGTCGAGCAGATCGGCAAGAGCGCCGGCCGTGCCCCGATCGATCCGGACTTCCTGGTGCTGCAGATGATCGAGGCCATGCCCGACCATGCCATCCTGGTCGACGAAGGCCTCACCTCCAGCCGTCAGATCACCGCGCTGCGGCCGCACCGCGATCGCTATGGCTATCACGGCCTCGCCTCCGGCGGCATCGGCTGGGGCCTGCCGGCCTCGGTCGGCGCCAGCATCGCCAATCCGGATCGGCCCGTGGTGTGCTTCTCCGGCGACGGCAGCGCGATGTATTCGATCCAGTCGCTGTGGACGGCGGCGCATCACAAGCTGCCGCTCAACGTCGTCATCGCCAACAATGGCGGTTACCGCATCATCAAGCAGCGCCTGCTCGCGTTCCATGGCGACGACAATTACGTCGGCATGGATTTCGTCGATCCCCCCGTGGATTTCGCCGGCGTCGCCAAGGCGCTGGGCTGCGAGGCGATCACGGTCAGCGATCCCCGTGAGCTGAAGGCGACGCTGGCGTCGGCGTTCAGCCGGCCGGGCACCAAGCTGATCGAGGTGATGGTGGACGGGAAGGTGTGA